GGCCCTGAGCGCGATGCCGAGAACCTCACGAAGCGGGATGTCCCGGTGATGCGGGCCTTCATAGTTGCCCCAGCAGAGGTGCAGGCGCAGACGATCGGCGGGGATGTCGCGCAGGGCATGATTCAGCGCCTCGACGTTGGCCGCGGCGATCTTCAGGAACTCCGCGGTGGGGAGGTCGGGGAAGGCCAGGTGCCGTCCCATCGCGAGGTCCGGGCAGTCGACCTGAAGCACGAAGCCGGCGCGGTGAATGGCGTCGTACTCCTCCTTCATGACGTCGACCAGGCGCGCCAGATAGGCCTCGCGGCTCGGGTAGTGGTCGTTACGCAGGAAGTGGGCGATGACACCGGGCGAGGCGGCGGTCATGAAGACCTCGGCCGGCTTCACGCCGTCGAGGGCCGCGCTCAGGTTGGCGGCGTCCTTCTGCACCGCCGTCCGGTCCTTCCAGTCGATGGGGCCGTTGCACGACGGGCGGGCCACCGAGGTCCGTCCCACGCGCGCCGCGGCCTCGGGGAAGTCGGCCCAGTCGGCCCTGGGCGGCACCACGCTCTGCCCGCCGAACCCGGTGAGCCGATAGCGCACGTACGTGGAGTAGCCGACCTTGCCCTGCTCGCCGTCGTTGACGATGTCCACGCCCGCGTCCACCTGCCGCCTCACGACGTCCGCGACCGCGCTGCGCACGCGGGACTCGAACGCGGCGGGATCGGGCGCGCTCCCGGCGTCCATCGCTTCCAGCATCGTCGTGAGGTCGCGCGGGCGCGGCAGGCTCCCCGTGTGCGTGGTGAGGATCCGCTCCGTGCTGCGCTTCATCGCGTCATCCCTCCACGGGGCGCCTACGCCGCGCCCGGCATGAGCACGGTCTTCGCGCCGCGCCCCGCCGCCGCGTGCGCGAACGCCTCGCCGATCCGCTCGAGCGGGAAGCGCGCGGTGACGAGCCGCCTCACGCCGAGCCTGGGCATGAGGGCCAGAGCCCGGCGGAACGCGGTCCCGCGGCCGAAGGCGCCGCCGAGCGTGATCTCGCGGTAGTGCACGTCCCAGAGGTCGAGCGGGAGCCGGCTGCCCTTGGGGTTCACGCCCACGAGCTGCAGGTGCCCCGTGGGCTTCGTCAGCGCGACCGCCTCCGCGACCAGCTCCGGCTTGCCGACCGCCTCGCAGACGACGTCCGCGCCGCGGCCGCGCGTGAGCGCCTGCACGCGCTCGCGCAGGCTCTCGCGCGTCGGATCCACGACGACGGTCGCGCCGAGCCGCCGCGCGAGCCGGCGGCGCTCGTCGATCGGATCGGAGAGCACGAGCCGCCGCGCGCCGCGGCGGCGCGCGAGCACCATCGTGAGGAGCCCCATGATGCCGCCGCCGATGACGAGCACCGTCGCGCCGCGCGGCATCTCGAACTGCTCGAGGCCGGCCAGGCAGCAGGCGGCGGGCTCGGTCATCGCGGCCGTGACCGCGTCGAGACCGCGGGGCAGTGGATGCACGCAATGCGCGGGCAGCGCCACGCGCTCGGCGAAGCCGCCCACGCGCACGCAGCGCGGGCACTGGCTCACGCGCCGCGCGGCGCACTCCGGGCACTCGCCGCAGCCGTACGAGGGCTCGCACGCCACGGGGCGGCCGACGAGGCCCCGGCTCACGCCGCGGCCGACCTCACGGACGACGCCGGTGTACTCGTGGCCCAGCACCAGCGGAGGCGTCCAGGGGAAGAGGCCCTGGGTGGCGTGGATGTCCGTCCCGCAGATGCCGGCCGCGTGGACGGCGACGACGACCTGGCCGGGCCCGGCGACGGGCTCGGCGGTCTCGTCGACGGTGAAGCGGTTCTCCCCGCGCCAGGTCGCGACCTTCATGGTGGCGATCCGGATGGTATCCTGCTCCGGCGTCCGTCGCCAGGGAGGTGGGCCGTGACAACCAATCGCGCCGTCGTCGTCGATCCGGAAGCGCCAGGCCGGCTCGTCATCCAGTCGGTCCGGCCGTCTTCTCCCGAGCGCGGTGAAGCGGTGGTGCGCGTCCGCGCGATCTCGCTCAACCGAGGCGAGGTGCGGCGCGCCGGCATGGCGGCGGCCGGCTGGCGCCCGGGCTGGGACCTGGCCGGCGAGATCGAGCAGCCTGCCGCCGACGGCTCGAACCCACCCGTCGGGGCGCGCGTGGTCGGGCTCCTGCCCGAGGGCGCGTGGGCCGAGCGGGTGGCCGTCCCCACGCACGCCCTCGCCGTGCTGCCCGACGCCGTGACGTTCTCCCAGGCCGCGACCTTCCCCGTGGCCGGGCTCACCGCGCTCCACGCCCTCGCGAAGGGCGGTCAGATCCTCGGGCGTCGCGTCCTCGTCACGGGCGCCACCGGCGGCGTCGGCGACTTCGCGGTGCAGCTCGCGCGGCTCTCCGGCGCCCGCGTGACGGCGAGCGCGCGGCGCGCCGACCAGGTCCCGGCGCTGCGTCAGCTCGGCGCTCACGACGTGATCGTGGGCGACGAGATCCCGCCGTCGCCCAAGTACGATCTGGTGATCGAGTCCGTGGGCGGGCGCACGCTCGGCACGGCGCTGGCCGCCCTCGCGCGGGGCGGCGTCTGCGTCACCCTCGGCGTCTCCGCCGGCCCCGAGGTCACCTTCGACGCGCGGGAGTTCTTCGCCGCCGGGCGCACGACGCTGTACGGCTTCTACGTCTTCACCGAGCTCTCGGCGGAGCCCGCGGCGGTGGGCCTCCGGCGGCTCGCCGAGCTCGTGGCGGCGGGGCAGCTCGTACCCCACGTGAGCCTCGAGCGGTCCTGGAAGGAGATCGGTCAGGTCGCGCAGGACCTCATGGCCCGGCGCTTCCCGGGCAAGGCGGTGCTCACGCTGGACTGAGCCCGCTGGCGGTGCCGACCGCCGTCTTCTCCCCGTGCTGGTTCTCGCACCAGACCTCGACGACCACGCGCGTGGCGCCGTTCTCCCGGCGCCGGTCCTTGACCACGCCGTGGACGGTGAGGCGATCGCCGGCGTACACGGGCTTGATGAAGGCGACGGACATCGTGCCGCCCTTGACGAAGCCGGCGCCGAGGAAGCGCGTCATCATCTCCGAGACGTACGCCGTGGACATCATCCCCTGCGCCAGGCACGCGCGGAACCCCTTCTGCCGCGCCCAGCCCTCGTCGGTGTGGATGGAGCGCGCGCGCACGCCCGAGTACGCGTCGATCTTGCGCTGCGAGATCTCCTTCACGACGGCCGGAAGCTCGTGCCCGACGGTGACGGCGGCGGCGGTGGTCGTGTCCATGGCGCCCCTCAGTCCCTGAACAGCATCTGGGTGAACCGGCCGCGCACGAGCACCGTGCCCTGCTCGTCCTCGGTGACGAACTCCGTCACCATGTAGGGCTTGCCCCGGCGCTCGTACTTGTCGATGACGCGGCCGCGGGAGCGCGCGCGCACGCCCGGCCGGATCGGCTCGAGGAACTCGAACTCCATCTTCGCGTGGAGCCCCGCGTGCACGATGTACCGGCTGTGGCGCAGGCGCAACGCCTGGTTGCCGAGCAGCGTCGGGTGGGCCACGGGACCGCCGAACGGGGAGTCTCCCGAGAACCACGCGTGATGATCGTCCACGGCGAACGCGTAGGTCTCGATGTCCTCGGGCGTCACGAGCTGTGCGTCCGAGACGA
This window of the Candidatus Methylomirabilota bacterium genome carries:
- a CDS encoding cobalamin-independent methionine synthase II family protein, producing the protein MKRSTERILTTHTGSLPRPRDLTTMLEAMDAGSAPDPAAFESRVRSAVADVVRRQVDAGVDIVNDGEQGKVGYSTYVRYRLTGFGGQSVVPPRADWADFPEAAARVGRTSVARPSCNGPIDWKDRTAVQKDAANLSAALDGVKPAEVFMTAASPGVIAHFLRNDHYPSREAYLARLVDVMKEEYDAIHRAGFVLQVDCPDLAMGRHLAFPDLPTAEFLKIAAANVEALNHALRDIPADRLRLHLCWGNYEGPHHRDIPLREVLGIALRARPQALSFEGANPRHEHEWIVFREVRLPDDKLIIPGVLDSTTNFIEHPELVAQRLVRYAEVVGRERVIAGTDCGFATFARASLQVEPEIAWAKLRSMVEGARLASARLWR
- a CDS encoding zinc-binding dehydrogenase is translated as MKVATWRGENRFTVDETAEPVAGPGQVVVAVHAAGICGTDIHATQGLFPWTPPLVLGHEYTGVVREVGRGVSRGLVGRPVACEPSYGCGECPECAARRVSQCPRCVRVGGFAERVALPAHCVHPLPRGLDAVTAAMTEPAACCLAGLEQFEMPRGATVLVIGGGIMGLLTMVLARRRGARRLVLSDPIDERRRLARRLGATVVVDPTRESLRERVQALTRGRGADVVCEAVGKPELVAEAVALTKPTGHLQLVGVNPKGSRLPLDLWDVHYREITLGGAFGRGTAFRRALALMPRLGVRRLVTARFPLERIGEAFAHAAAGRGAKTVLMPGAA
- a CDS encoding zinc-binding dehydrogenase codes for the protein MTTNRAVVVDPEAPGRLVIQSVRPSSPERGEAVVRVRAISLNRGEVRRAGMAAAGWRPGWDLAGEIEQPAADGSNPPVGARVVGLLPEGAWAERVAVPTHALAVLPDAVTFSQAATFPVAGLTALHALAKGGQILGRRVLVTGATGGVGDFAVQLARLSGARVTASARRADQVPALRQLGAHDVIVGDEIPPSPKYDLVIESVGGRTLGTALAALARGGVCVTLGVSAGPEVTFDAREFFAAGRTTLYGFYVFTELSAEPAAVGLRRLAELVAAGQLVPHVSLERSWKEIGQVAQDLMARRFPGKAVLTLD
- a CDS encoding MaoC family dehydratase, with the protein product MDTTTAAAVTVGHELPAVVKEISQRKIDAYSGVRARSIHTDEGWARQKGFRACLAQGMMSTAYVSEMMTRFLGAGFVKGGTMSVAFIKPVYAGDRLTVHGVVKDRRRENGATRVVVEVWCENQHGEKTAVGTASGLSPA
- a CDS encoding MaoC family dehydratase encodes the protein MVEFRKLTYDVLQVGEEFVSDAQLVTPEDIETYAFAVDDHHAWFSGDSPFGGPVAHPTLLGNQALRLRHSRYIVHAGLHAKMEFEFLEPIRPGVRARSRGRVIDKYERRGKPYMVTEFVTEDEQGTVLVRGRFTQMLFRD